In Pseudomonadota bacterium, the DNA window CAGACGGGCAGACTGTCAAACAACGCGCCGCCCTGAAACAGCATACCGAATTTATTCATCAGATGATCGCGCTTATGCACCGGCATGAAGGTAATGTTCTGGCCATCGACACTGATTTCGCCGCGGTCAGGCATAATCAGCCCCAGAATACATTTTAGCAGCACGGATTTACCGGAACCGGAACCGCCGATAATCACAATGGATTCACCTTTTTTCACATCCAGCGATGCGCCGCGCAGCACTCGGTTGCTTCCGAATGCTTTATGCACGTTCTTCAATCGCAGTTTGTAATGATCCATCTGTCAGCTTTGCCTTTTATTTCTACGAGAAGAACAGTTTTGTCAGTACGAAGTTGAAAATCAAAATCAGGATCGAGGAGGAGACGACCGCATTCGTCGTCGCGCTACCGACGCCTTGTGCGCCGCGTCCTGAATTAAACCCGTGGTAGCAGCCCATCAGCGTCACAATAAAACCGAAAACCGAGGATTTAATCAGACCGGAGATCACATCCATCGATTCAAGATATTCCCATGTATTGCGCAGATAGTTCTCGGGCCCGAAATCCAGAGAATACACCCCGACGACATAGCCGCCGAAAACGCCGATCACATCGCCGATCAGCACCAGTGCGGGCAGGGTTAGCACACCTGCGACAAGGCGGGGGGCGATCAGATATTTATAGGGATTGGTGGACAGCGTTGTCAGCGCATCAATCTGCTCGGTCACGCGCATCGTGCCGATCTCTGCCGCAATCGCCGCACCGACACGGCCTGCCACCATTAATCCGGCCAGAACAGGCGCAAGCTCCCGCGTCATGGACAGAACCACGACCGTCGCAACAGCGCTTTCCGCATTAAAACGGGAAAATCCGGTATAGCTTTGCAGTGCCAGCACCATCCCCGTAAACAGGGCGGTCATGCCGACAACAGGCAGGGAATAATAGCCGATTTGTACCAGCTGCCTGAGCCAGAGCCGCAGATAGAACGGTGCGGCAAAGGAATGGTATGTTCCCTTACCGGCAAAAGAGGACAGACGCCCGACGGCGCTTAAAAACGCCATTGTCGTTTGTCCGACAGTCCTGAACGGTTTAAAAAGAGTTGCCAGCATACTGCTTCCCGTATTTTCTTCTGCTTGTTTTGTTTTGGCTCAATAGTTCTTTTTAAGGGGCTTCACTCTGTTTTTCCAGCGTTTTTTTTGAAAAACGGCAGATAAAAATTATATTTCATTATAGCGGCGCGGCGCAATCTTGCCGAGCCCTGTTAAAATCTCGTAACCGATGGTTCCCGCATCCGCCGCCAGCGCGTCTGCTGTCTGGTGACGCCCCAAGATTTCAACCCTATCGCCGCACTTGGTTTGCTCTGCTGCGGCGCTGATATCCACCGTGACAAGATCCATGGACACACGCCCGACAACCGGAGATTTGATCCCGTGGCAATAGACAAAGGCGTTGCCGTCCTGTTCACGGCTGCTGAAGCTGCGCAGATAACCATGCGCATAGCCCAGCGGAATGGTGGCGAGAATGGTCTCATCCTTTGCGCTGTGCCATGTCGCGCCGTAACCGACGGCATCGCCTTTTTTCAGCGTTTGAATCTGCAGGATCGGCGCGGTCAGAAAGAGGCAAGGCTGCATTTCCGGCTGGCGGGGGCTGACTTGCAGCCCGTAAAGCGCCGCACCGGGACGCACCAGATCGCAATGGAATTTCGGATCATAAAATATGCCTGCGGAATTGGCGAAGCAGCCGGGCAAATCGCGCAACTGCGTTTTGGCGTGATAGAAATTCTGCCACTGCACTTCATTCATCGCGTGATCGGGGGTGTCGGCGCAGGCCAGATGGCTCATCACATACAGAAAGCGGATGGCGGAAAAACCTGCACGTTGCTGCTGGAACTGCCGGAATTCTTCGGGCGAAAGGCCAAGACGGTGCATGCCCGTATCCACATGCAGAATTGCAGGCTGCAGACTATCCGTTTCCGCTGCGGCGCTTTGCCACAAATGCACCTCATGCAGCGTATTAAGAACGGGGATTAAATTATTATGAATATAGGGTTTTAATGCGCTAGATGTCTGTGCGCCGCCAAAGCCGTGCAGCACGGCAACCGGCCAGTCAGGGAAAGCCTGACGGAATTCCAGCGCCTCATCCAATGTGGCGACAAAAAAGAAGCGGCAGCCTTCCTGATGAAAAGCGCGGCTGCATTCCAGCATGCCAAGTCCGTAGGCATCATCTTTTACCACGGCGGCGGCGGTTGCTCCTTCGGCCAGATGGCTGCTGATGATGCGGTAATTCGCGGCAACGGCTTTCATATCTATGTTGAGAGAAAGGGCAGGATTCTCCGTCATCACGGCCTCCTAGCGGGACGAATCATGGACTGTGTCGAGATCCGAGAAACGGGTATATTGACCTTCAAAGAACAGCCTGACTGTGCCGATCGGACCATGACGCTGTTTGGCGACGATACATTCGGCAATATTGTGCATTTCCGTGCAGCGCGCCATCCAATCATCGTGGCGGTCATTGAATTTTTCATCGCTTTCTTCCGGCCGGCGGGCAGGCTGGTCCCGTTCCAGATAATATTCTTCACGGTAAAGGAACATGACGACATCGGCATCCTGCTCGATTGAGCCTGATTCGCGCAGATCGGAGAGCTGCGGGCGTTTATTTTCACGCGATTCGACCGCACGGCTTAACTGCGACAGGGCCACAACGGGCACATGCAGTTCTTTGGCAATCGCTTTCAGCCCGCGGGTGATTTCGGAAACTTCCTGTACGCGGTTGTCTCCGCCGCGCCCGCTGCCGGACAATAACTGCAGATAATCAATGATAATCAGACCGAGATTTTCCGTCCGTTTCAAACGTCGCGCCCGCGTGCGCACCGCGCTGATGGTCAGGGCAGGGGTGTCGTCAACAAAAAGCGGCACGGTCGAGAGCAACCGGCTGGCTTCGATAAATTTCTGGAAATCGCTATCCATCAAATCGCCGCGGCGGATTTTATCCGAGGGTACTTCGGCAATATCGGCAAGAATACGTGCCGCCAGCTGTTCGGCTGACATCTCAAGCGAGAAAACGGCGGCGACGGCGCCTTCCTGACCATTGGTCTCCAGATAGCGGCGGGCGGCGTTAAAGGCGATATTCACGCCCATCACGGTTTTCCCCATTGAAGGACGTCCGGCGACAATCAGCAGATCCGAATTGTGTAATCCGCCCAGCTTGGCATCAATATCGCTCAAACCCGTTGTCACACCGGTGATTTTACCCTGATTTTTATAGGCTTTTTCCGCCGATTTGATCGCCTCGGTCAAAGAGGTGGAAAATTTCACAAATCCGCCGCGCGCTTCACCTTCCGCTGCCAGATTGAAAAGCTGCTGCTCTGCCTGTTCGATCTGGGTGGAAGCGGGGAGGTCGATATTCGGGCTCATCGCCTGATCGGACACTTCTTCGCCAAGCGCAATCAAGGCGCGGCGCAGATGCAGTTCGTAAATCGTGCGGCCGTAATCCCAGACATTGACGACATTGACGACGTTCCGCGCCAGTTCCGCCAGATAATCGCCGCCGCCGACATGTTCCAGCTCTTCATCTTTGTGGAAATATTCCTTCAGCGTGACAGGGCTTGCTTCCTGTCCGCGATCGGTCATTTTGCCAATAACCTCATAAATGCGGCCATGGGCGGGATTGTAGAAATGTTCGGGATGCAGAAAGTCGCTGACTTTCTCAAGAGCGCTGTTATTAACCA includes these proteins:
- a CDS encoding ABC transporter permease; translation: MLATLFKPFRTVGQTTMAFLSAVGRLSSFAGKGTYHSFAAPFYLRLWLRQLVQIGYYSLPVVGMTALFTGMVLALQSYTGFSRFNAESAVATVVVLSMTRELAPVLAGLMVAGRVGAAIAAEIGTMRVTEQIDALTTLSTNPYKYLIAPRLVAGVLTLPALVLIGDVIGVFGGYVVGVYSLDFGPENYLRNTWEYLESMDVISGLIKSSVFGFIVTLMGCYHGFNSGRGAQGVGSATTNAVVSSSILILIFNFVLTKLFFS
- the alr gene encoding alanine racemase produces the protein MTENPALSLNIDMKAVAANYRIISSHLAEGATAAAVVKDDAYGLGMLECSRAFHQEGCRFFFVATLDEALEFRQAFPDWPVAVLHGFGGAQTSSALKPYIHNNLIPVLNTLHEVHLWQSAAAETDSLQPAILHVDTGMHRLGLSPEEFRQFQQQRAGFSAIRFLYVMSHLACADTPDHAMNEVQWQNFYHAKTQLRDLPGCFANSAGIFYDPKFHCDLVRPGAALYGLQVSPRQPEMQPCLFLTAPILQIQTLKKGDAVGYGATWHSAKDETILATIPLGYAHGYLRSFSSREQDGNAFVYCHGIKSPVVGRVSMDLVTVDISAAAEQTKCGDRVEILGRHQTADALAADAGTIGYEILTGLGKIAPRRYNEI
- a CDS encoding replicative DNA helicase, yielding MTGQIQPIESERDTGPAGEQASGGYRVMPHNMEAEQALLGALLVNNSALEKVSDFLHPEHFYNPAHGRIYEVIGKMTDRGQEASPVTLKEYFHKDEELEHVGGGDYLAELARNVVNVVNVWDYGRTIYELHLRRALIALGEEVSDQAMSPNIDLPASTQIEQAEQQLFNLAAEGEARGGFVKFSTSLTEAIKSAEKAYKNQGKITGVTTGLSDIDAKLGGLHNSDLLIVAGRPSMGKTVMGVNIAFNAARRYLETNGQEGAVAAVFSLEMSAEQLAARILADIAEVPSDKIRRGDLMDSDFQKFIEASRLLSTVPLFVDDTPALTISAVRTRARRLKRTENLGLIIIDYLQLLSGSGRGGDNRVQEVSEITRGLKAIAKELHVPVVALSQLSRAVESRENKRPQLSDLRESGSIEQDADVVMFLYREEYYLERDQPARRPEESDEKFNDRHDDWMARCTEMHNIAECIVAKQRHGPIGTVRLFFEGQYTRFSDLDTVHDSSR